CCGGACGAACCGGACTGCGCCGTCGCACTGTTTCTGGCGGAACGTTTGACGTGTCTCAACAATTTGGATTCCAAGACAACAACTCACAGTTTTTCGTACCTGATCCACAGGGAACTGCTCGCTTAGTGCTTGGATTCACTCAGCCACTCATGCGAGGACGAGGGAAGGTTTACAACAAAAGTCTCATTGTCCTGGCTCAGATTGACAAGAATGCCGCCAAGGATGAATTCCGGCGTCAGACTGAATCTCATTTGTTGGAAGTCACCCGCGCTTATTGGGCATTGTACTTGGAACGAGCCGCCTATTTCCAACGCATCAATCTCTATCTACGTGGCAAACAGATCCTGGATCGATTGGAAGCTCGCAGTAGCCTTGATGCAGCGGACGTTCAAGTCGCTGCCGCTCGCGCCGCCGTCGCATCGCGACAATCCGATCTCGTCCGCGCGAAAGCCGCGGTCGCAAATGCGCAAGCTCGTCTTCGAAGCCTCGTGAATTCACCAACATTGGTTGACGTTGAGGTTCTGCCATCGGATGTGCCAACCCTCGAACTCAGCCAGGTCAACTTGGACGAGAGTGTTGCCATTGCGTTTCAACGCCGTCCCGAAGTCTTACAAGCCATCAAGCAAAACAAAGCTGCGTGCGTTCGACTCAACATGTCTCGCAACGAGTTGATGCCGGTATTGAACCTTGTGACACAGACCTATCTGTCTGGTTTGGAAGACCAAGGTGATTCGCTGGCCGCATTTTCACGCCAATTTGATACCGGTTCACCTTCGTACGGAATTGGGCTTGTCTACGAACGACCGGTAGGAAACCGTGCCGCAAAGGCTCGACTGCGACGACGTAGACTCGAACTTCGCCAGATCGAGCACCAATACGCGACCACGCTGGAAAACATTCGCTATGAAGTGGCGGTGGGAGTCAACGAGCTTCGCACCTCGCTCCAAGAGCTTTCCACGAAGTCACAAGCGCTGGCTTCTCGGCAACGCCAACTCGAGGCTCTTCAGTTGCGTTGGACCCAGCTTCCGCCTCGTCAAAATGGTGCTGCACTGGCGTTGCAAGATCTTTTGGAGACACAAGCGACGGTCGCGAACGCCGAGTACGAATACCTCTCCGCCCAGCTGACTTACAACTTGGCATTGGTCAATCTCAAGAAAGTCACCGGCACGCTGCTAAGTTCAGAGAACATCAATCTCCAGCGGTATTGCGAGTGCAATTTGCCATCGCAACAGTACTCCAAGGATTTCTCTCTCGGCATGATTTACGGTGACGAACCAAGTTCGCCGATGGTCGAAGCTTCAGCGTCACCTCGCGTGACTTCGCATGCAGTTTCTGCGTACGGTGACCCTGTGCCGGGCTCGCCAGTGCATGTTTCGCCAATTCGAAACGCTTCATCTGAGTTCACGCCTCAACAACCGTGAGCAAGACAATCAGCATCGAAGCAGGTCGGCAGGAGTCTTTCGGCATTTGAACGGTGTTGGCAAACGCCAATGCTCCCACGTACAACCGAGGCTAACGCCCAAACGGCTCACATGGTTGTGCCCGAACATTTCTGACGATCTGATTGGCCTCGAAACCTTCTGCAAGCCGCTGATCACAATGCGGCCTCGTCCGACTGCTGCGATGCAACGCGTCACGGTATCGACTTCCTTCGCCCCTTCTTGCGATTTCGCGGGCGAAGCAAGCAAAACGATCATCTTCGCCAGTCGGTCGGGTCGTGAGGGTTGTATGTCTCACGAATCGCACAATTTTCAGCCGTGAGAAGTGAGCGGTGAGAATGCGAAACATACAATCAGCACAACCTGTTCATTTTAACTTCGGGATTGCACCAATGCGAAGCTGTATTCGCACATTTGGGCAGCCTTTGAGGCCGGGCGCGGCAAGCTTGTGACAGAAGTTCACCTGAATCCCTGTTTACCGACGGGGACTCGTCACACGTAGCTGGTTGTTCTGATGAAACGTTTTCAAACGCAGTCCATTCGCCTCTATCAAACCCTTGAAGAACGCATCCTGTTTGATGCCGCCGTTCCGATGGAAGCTCCGTCGGAATCCAATCAAGCGGAATCAGCCGAGCAAGCCGACTCGGCCTCACTTGAAACGAATGAATCGTCAGATGCGGCTACATCGAGCGACGATCAGTCAATCGAACAGCGTCGTGAATTGGTGATCATCGACCCAGCAGTCGAAGACTATGAAGAGCTGATTGACGACCTCACCAACCGCGATGAAGAAGACCGTCTCTTTGAAGTGTTTCTCTTGGATGGTGAGAAAAGTGGCTTCGAACAACTCAGCGCGTTGCTAGCCGATCGGCAGGACCTTGACGCGATTCATGTGGTCTCTCACGGCGAACAAGGTGCCTTTCGACTGGGAAGTGATTGGGTTGACGCCGACAGTTTGTACGCCAACGCGGGAAGCGTCTCTGCCTGGGGCGACGCAATCTCCACCAATGGCGATATCCTGCTCTACGGATGCGATGTTGCCGGTTCAGTCGAAGGTGAAGAGTTGGTCGAGCAGTTGGCTGCGTTGACCGCCGCTGATGTTGCCGCCAGCGATGACGATACGGGTGCCAGCCATCGCCAAGCTGACTGGGAATTGGAGCGGCACCACGGGGAAATCGAAACGGAAATTGCCTTCAGCGGACAAGCCCAACAATCCTACTCACATCGATTGGCGGCAGGCCCACAAGTCACTTTGCCAGCCGGCTCCACCGATGCTCAATTGGGTGAAACCGTCAATTTCAACGTTTCATTCGAGAACACCGGCAGTGATGTTGGATACGGGCCAACAGTCGACTTAATCTTCCCGGCTGCGGGAGCTGACGGTGACGATGGCGTCTCGTTTGCGTCGGCGACCTATCTGGGCAATGCGGTTAACTCCGTTGTCACCACGTTCGGGAACGATTCCAACGGATTCGGAGTCGTCGAACATCCGTTCTTCAAAATAGCTCAGAACGAAACGCAAGCGATCACGATCGATCCTGCCACGACGGGCGGAACGTTCACACTTAGCTTCGGTGGACAAACCACATCTGACCTCGCATTCGATGCGGACGCGGCGACAGTACAAGCGGCCTTGGAATCACTCAGCAGTGTTTCGCCTGGCGAAGTCAACGTCACCGGCTCAATGAGCGACGGCTATGTGCTAGTCGAGTTTATCGGCGCCCAATCTCAAGTGGATGTGGGTGACATCACCGTTGACAGCGTCAATCTGATTGGCGGAGCGGCCGCTGCGTTGACTGTCAACGACGGATCCAGCACTGCCACCAAACAACGTTTGTTTGGCCGAGCGGGCGACGAATTGGTGACCTTGGAATTGCCGTTTGGTTCGTTTGCACCCGGGCAGCCTGCCGCTTCGATTTCAGTCACCGGCAACGTGAGCGAAAACGCCGACTTGGGTGAAGAACTGGTCATCGGCTCTCGAAGTGCGTTTCGCTTTGGCGAAGATCCAGTCGACAACCCTGATGCGGACGCCGTACTGCTCAGCGACGACCAAGTCGATGTCAGCGGTGCCTCAGGTGCCAGCAGTCGATGGAGCGAAACAACGAGTTTGAACCCCACGCTGATTTCTCTGCAAAAGACATTCAACGGATCAGAAAACGAAACCGCCACCGGTCCGAGCTATGAGCATCAATATCAGATCCGGGTGGATATCGCGGATGGGCAAACCATCACAGATCTCGATGTCATCGATTCATTGCCTGACAACATCGTGGTCACTGGCATTGATTCAGTCACAGTCAACGGTTCCAACGCCGCCTACACGGACAACCTGGGGAGTCTGTCTGGCCCCGGCACATCGCAAGAGTTGATCGTGAGCCTCGACAATGATGTGACGGGCACCAGCTCCACCGGTGATGTTGTGGTGACGTTCAGCTTCTATGTCTCAGAGTTCGACGGGAACTCCGATCGAGTCATTCCAATCGATGGGGAGGACGACACAACGTCCGCCCCAGACTCGCGATCGATCAACAACGCGAGAGCAGAAGGAACCTGGACACCAACCGACGGCCGTGATGATCCGTCTGCCGCAGTCTCAGATCCTGCAGGCCCTGAACACACCTTGGACAACAAAGCAATCGCAATTCAAAAGTCGGTTGCCGTCATCAACGATGTTGGGTCCGTGGGAGCAACCCCCGGCGACACATTGGAATACACCTTGGAATTCCAAATCAGTGACTACTACACGTTCGGTGATTTACAAATCACGGACCTCTTCGAAGATGGCCAGTTGTTTGACTTTGGCTACGGAGCAACCTTTGACATCACCGACATGAACGGAAATGTCACAGGAAGCTTCACCGTTCGAGATTCCATCGACGCCGATAGCGGTGAGACATTGGTGGTCGATCAAACCAAAATCGATCGAACCGATGATGGTGCTGAGGATGGCCTGTCGGACGGCACGACGACTTTGAACTTCGATCTGTCGCAAGTCCTGATCGACAATGGTGCTACCGATGGAATTCTCCAGGGTGGATTGACGGACGGTGACACCAACCAAGGTTCCGCAACCGGTACGATTCGCTTCCGCACCATCATTCAAGATGAGTACGCCGACACATTCCCGTCTGGTGACCGAAGTGTTGACCAAGGCGACATCATCACCAACTCCAGCTTGACGATATCCGGATCAGTTCGAGAAAACGCCGAAGACGATGACCCGGGCGATGGATTCGCACCGATGGAAAGAGAGCTGCACACCGAGTCGGACACCTCCTCGGCCTCGATCCAAATCCAAGGCGGAACGCTAGAGAAGACGATCTACGCGATCAACGGAAGCACCAGCCTTCCGACCAATCCGGAAACCGGCAAAGTCATTTTGGTCGCCGGTGATGTGGTGACCTATCGAATCAACTATTCGTTGGCCTCGGCTGACTTTGAGAACCTTGTCATCACGGACTTTCTTCCGCTGCCCATTTTCAATGCGACGGACCATGACGCGGACGGAGCGGACAATGCGGGTGGGACCTACGGCTGGACAGTCGACGTAGGAAATTCTTTTGACGCAACTCCACCGGGATCCGGTGTGATCGAATTTGGCGGCAACGATTCGTTTTACAACAGCAACGGTCCCAACTCGAACATCACCCCAACGATTGTTGTCGACCCAGGAACCAATGCCCTCTCTTTGGACTTCGGTAGCTACGACGATCCGAACTCATTGCCGTCGGACATTGAGCTCTATCTTTCCATCACAGCGAGCGATTTGCCTACAGCCGATGGATTGTTTTTGACGAACCAAGTCCGCGCATCGGAAGGAACAACGCAACAAGACTCGACCGTATTGGACGAAATTGTCCAAGTGGAAATGACACAACCTTTGTTGCAGATCCAGAAGGGCGTGGTCGCAACTGACAATGCCAACGCCAACATCACTGGTGACATTGGACCGGTCACGTTCGACTCGGTGGGTTCAGGTGGGACATTCACCGGCACTCTGAACAGCGATGGCTTGGAAACAACTCCGGTCAATGCCAACATCGATAATTTGGAAGCGGGCGATCGGATTCGCTACGCAATCGTGATCGAAAACTATGGGTCATCCTATCGCGGAGCCCACGATGTCACGGTCAATGATCAACTGCCACCTGGATTCACCTTTGTCGGCGGCTCCATGCGGGTGGTTGATGGCACGGGAGCAGATCACACGTTCACGGATGTCAACGGTGGAAACCCTGGTTTGTTTGGCGATGGGATCATCATTGACGACCCTGGACCGACTCCCAACTCTTCCGGTGCCGACGCGGGATCAATCGATGGGGACGATCCCACCAACGGACGCAATATCTTGGTGATCCTGTATGACGTGGAAGTGTCCGATGCGACCACGATCAACGAAACACACACGAACAACGCCGAGATCGCCCACTACGCCTCGAAAGAGGGCGGCCAAAACCATGCGGCCGGTTTGACAGAAACCGCCGATGCAGCGACGCGAAACTTTGATGGCACCAAGACCATTGTTTCGACAGACCAAGCACACACGACGTCAGAGAGTGGTGTCGAACGAATCACCATTGGCGAGACAATTCGCTATCGAATTCAAGTAGAAATCCCACAAGGAAGCCTGGACGACTTTGTCATTCGCGACCTTTTGCCGACCGGACTGACGTACTTGAATGATGGAAATGCCAACGTCGCATTCATCAGCGACGGTGGCCTTTCATCGGACACCATTTCCGGTGCCGGTTTGGACTCCACGAACTCATCCTTCACGCCCACATTCGCGTTGCCTGACAACGCTGTTTCCACTTCGACCAGCGGCAACGACGACGCCTACGCAAGCGGGACCGACGTCTACTTCAAGCTTGGCAATTTGACCAACTCGGACACCGATGCCAACGCAGAATTTGTGGTCATTGAATTCGATGCCCTAGTCGACAATACCAGCTCAGGAAGCAATGACAGCGGCGACAATCGGCACAACGATTTCCGCGTCCAATCCGGAAACACCACTCAGTTCGATCTTCCCAATGGCGACCGTCCACAAGCCCGTATTGTCGAACCATCGCTGACTCAACCAACCATCACATCCGATGTTCCCAATGTCGATGCAGGAGACACGGTCGAGTACACGGTGAACTTCGCCGTCAATAGCGGCATCAACCAATCGGACGCCTTCGATGTGGTGCTGACAACGGCATTGCCGGACAATTTCACCTATGGATCCATTGGAACGATTCTGATCGATGGTGTAGCTGTCAACTCGGGCGATGCTGGTTACCCAACAATCAGTCAAAGCGGGTCCTCTCTGAGTGTCTCCTTCGACCGACTCAATGAAGGTCAAACGGTTCAGATTAAGTACGACGGAACGGTTGATGGCACCATCACTCCCGATGACACATTGACAACCGACGCCACGTTGACCTGGACATCCCTTGAAACGGACATCGGATCGGGATCGCCCACTGGCGAACGTGACGGCAGCGACACCACTGGGCAACCCAACGACTACTACCAAGCAGACTCGCAGGACGTGAACGTGGTCACGACTTGGGACATCACCAAAACGTTGGTGGGAACCGAAATCGTTTCCGGCGGCAACGGCGCCAACCAAGGGGTGATCGGTGAGTTGGTGACCTATCGGTTGGTCATCGACTTCCCGGAGGCCACCGTGCCGCAATCAGTCATCACGGATCAATTGGACGCCGGGCTAGCGTTTGTGAATGTCATCAGCACAAGCGACAGTGGCATCACATACAGCGGTTCACTGACGCCAGTCATCACGAATGACGGCCAGACCATCACTTTTGACTTGGGGACCGTCACCGACAGTGACACGAGCGATGGCAATGGTGGTCAACTGACGATCGAATACCAAGCCGTCGTTCTCAATACGTCTGGTAACCAGGCCGCGACCGCACTGGACAATGTTGCAACTTACACCTGGGGCGATAACGCCGCCAACGATGTCACCGATGATGCGGTCGATGTGACGGTGGTTGAACCAGAGATCACGTTGGACCAGAGCATTTCGATCGCCGGCAACCCGGGACAAACCACCGGCGATGCGGGAGACGCGGTGAGCTACACAATCGAGCTCACCAACGACAGTGGTCTCGACGCATTCGACCTGGGGTTCCTCGATGAGTTGCCAAAGAACGGTGCCGCATCAGCGCTCACGGGTGTGACTTTTTCCGTGACTGACACGGCAGGTTTGGTGTCAGCGGGTGACTTCACACTCACAGGTTCAGACGGCACCGGATATTCGCTGGAATACACCGGCGCAGATTGGGACATGCTCGCGTCACAAGTCGGGCGGACCGTGACCATCACTGTCAATGGAACCGTGGCGTCTTCAGTCACTCCCAACGCGGATTTCGAAAACGATCCGATCGTCGACTGGTCGTCATTGAACGGCGACGTTCAGAACCGGAGCACCCACAACGTCGCCAGCGACGAACGCGTGGGAACCAACTCCAGCGACAACACGGCGGATTACCTTAGTGGCGATTCGATCTCGTTTGTGGTCAATCCTCCCGCTTTCACAAAGGCGCTCGAATCAACCAACCAAACCGAGACCATCGGTTCGAATGTCACGATCGGCGAAGAAGTGACCTATCGCTTGCAAGTGACGATGCCTGAGGGAGAGTCACCCGATTTGACCGTCGTGGATCAGCTTCCGACCGGACTGCAATATGTTTCTTACTCGCTGGACACCAGCGGTTTCAACGGCACGGTCAACGCGCCAACCGTTTCCGGTGGAACGACCGACGGCGAGGATGTCACTTTCACCTTTGGTTCTATCAGCACAGCAGTCGACAACAACGCCGGAAACAATTCGTTCAGTATTCTGGTCACCGCAGTCGTCACGGACAATTCTGGAACAACAGGTTACACCGGATCACAATCAACACTCTCAAACATCGCCACGATCGATGTTTCGGGAGATGGTGTGGCCGCCGCACCATCGAACTCGGTGGACGTCACGGTGGTCGAATCCAACCTGACAATCAGCAAGTCAATCGATCTCGCTAACGTCAACGCTCGGGATCAAGTCACCATCACATTGGAAGTCGAAAACGATGGGCCGCACGCTGCCTATGAAGTTGATTTGCAAGACATTCTGGATCCGGCCGTCTATGACATTTCAACGGTTAGTTTCACCTCCACTGAATCTGGATTCGCCGCAACCAACACGACCGGAACCATCACCTACACCGGTGGCGACATTGCCTCGGGAGCAACTGCGAGCTTCGAGTTCACCGTTCGAATTCACGACGATGTGATCGTTGGCGAAGACTACACCAACACAGCCCGCATCACCTCCGCGACAACCCTCGATGGAAACGAATCGGGTGAGCGAAACGAAACCGATGCCGACGGCGACAACAGCGACGTAGATACCGATGACATCCATGTTCGCGAGCATTCACTCGATGGATTCGTCTACTTTGATGCCGACAACGATGGTGTCTTGGATGGAACAGAAAATGGAATCGATGGCGTCACCGTGACATTGACCGGGACAGACCACTTGGGACGAGCGATCACGGCTCGGACGTTCACAACCGGTGACGGCGCCAACCCGGACGGTTTTTATCTCTTCGATGATCTGCGTCCTGGTACCTACACAATCACGCAAACCCAACCAACCACCGCGGCCAACGGCAAGGCTTACCTGGACGGTACCGACACGCTCGGCACGGGTGGAGGAAACGACTCCACCAATGACACATTCACCACCATCGTGCTTTCGACCGCGAACGAAAACGGTGGATCGGACTACAACTTCGGCGAACTAGAAGAAGGCGAACTCTCTGGAATCGTTTATCACGACGCCAACAGCAACGGAATCTTTGATGCTGGTGACAGCGGCATCAATGGCGTAACGGTCACATTGACTGGCACAGACGACAACGGTGCAATCACTCCCATCGTGGTGGTAACAAGCGGTGGCGGACTCTACGCGTTTGACGCTCTGCGACCAGGCGAATACACGATCACAGAAACGCAACCCGCTTTCAACGCACCGTCGGGACGAGCCTATGCCGATCGATCGGAAACCGATGGATCGTTGTCCAATGGAGACATCAGCACCAACGATCAGATCCAAAGCGTCAACGTAGCCGGCGGTGACACCGGAACGGACTATCGCTTTGGGGAAGTCATCGAGTCAACTGTATCGGGGTATGTCTTCACAGACCAAAACAACGACGGCAATCGCTCGGATGGAATTGGCATCCAATCTCAATCCATCCGCATCACCGGCACAGACGATTTGGGCAATGCGGTGGATGAAACGGTGACGACCGATGCCAATGGTTTCTACCAGTTCACCGGCCTGCGTCCTTCTAACGCAACGGGCTACACCATCACTCAAGTCAGCCAACCCTCCGGTCGCCTCGATGGGATCGACACAGTGGGTACTCAAGGCGGAACGCTTGGCAACGACCAGTTCACTGAAGTCGTCATCACCAGCGACACCGCCGGCAGCGAGAACAATTTCGCAGAACTTCGCCCCAATTCGTTGGAGGGTTTCGTATA
Above is a genomic segment from Rhodopirellula bahusiensis containing:
- a CDS encoding TolC family protein, encoding MTMNRRSISHTQSLSKFFLAFIAAIVLTGAGRYGWSQSPAASFDDLQAVARGVSLDAPIPETSIFDHGWWTPHVGSALQDQDLPQAITLEQTIVEALQHSEQIKVFSELPLIRETAVIEASSAFDWNHFMDTRWDDVSEPIGNSLTAGAGATRFNDHNWTGRTGLRRRTVSGGTFDVSQQFGFQDNNSQFFVPDPQGTARLVLGFTQPLMRGRGKVYNKSLIVLAQIDKNAAKDEFRRQTESHLLEVTRAYWALYLERAAYFQRINLYLRGKQILDRLEARSSLDAADVQVAAARAAVASRQSDLVRAKAAVANAQARLRSLVNSPTLVDVEVLPSDVPTLELSQVNLDESVAIAFQRRPEVLQAIKQNKAACVRLNMSRNELMPVLNLVTQTYLSGLEDQGDSLAAFSRQFDTGSPSYGIGLVYERPVGNRAAKARLRRRRLELRQIEHQYATTLENIRYEVAVGVNELRTSLQELSTKSQALASRQRQLEALQLRWTQLPPRQNGAALALQDLLETQATVANAEYEYLSAQLTYNLALVNLKKVTGTLLSSENINLQRYCECNLPSQQYSKDFSLGMIYGDEPSSPMVEASASPRVTSHAVSAYGDPVPGSPVHVSPIRNASSEFTPQQP
- a CDS encoding SdrD B-like domain-containing protein, whose product is MKRFQTQSIRLYQTLEERILFDAAVPMEAPSESNQAESAEQADSASLETNESSDAATSSDDQSIEQRRELVIIDPAVEDYEELIDDLTNRDEEDRLFEVFLLDGEKSGFEQLSALLADRQDLDAIHVVSHGEQGAFRLGSDWVDADSLYANAGSVSAWGDAISTNGDILLYGCDVAGSVEGEELVEQLAALTAADVAASDDDTGASHRQADWELERHHGEIETEIAFSGQAQQSYSHRLAAGPQVTLPAGSTDAQLGETVNFNVSFENTGSDVGYGPTVDLIFPAAGADGDDGVSFASATYLGNAVNSVVTTFGNDSNGFGVVEHPFFKIAQNETQAITIDPATTGGTFTLSFGGQTTSDLAFDADAATVQAALESLSSVSPGEVNVTGSMSDGYVLVEFIGAQSQVDVGDITVDSVNLIGGAAAALTVNDGSSTATKQRLFGRAGDELVTLELPFGSFAPGQPAASISVTGNVSENADLGEELVIGSRSAFRFGEDPVDNPDADAVLLSDDQVDVSGASGASSRWSETTSLNPTLISLQKTFNGSENETATGPSYEHQYQIRVDIADGQTITDLDVIDSLPDNIVVTGIDSVTVNGSNAAYTDNLGSLSGPGTSQELIVSLDNDVTGTSSTGDVVVTFSFYVSEFDGNSDRVIPIDGEDDTTSAPDSRSINNARAEGTWTPTDGRDDPSAAVSDPAGPEHTLDNKAIAIQKSVAVINDVGSVGATPGDTLEYTLEFQISDYYTFGDLQITDLFEDGQLFDFGYGATFDITDMNGNVTGSFTVRDSIDADSGETLVVDQTKIDRTDDGAEDGLSDGTTTLNFDLSQVLIDNGATDGILQGGLTDGDTNQGSATGTIRFRTIIQDEYADTFPSGDRSVDQGDIITNSSLTISGSVRENAEDDDPGDGFAPMERELHTESDTSSASIQIQGGTLEKTIYAINGSTSLPTNPETGKVILVAGDVVTYRINYSLASADFENLVITDFLPLPIFNATDHDADGADNAGGTYGWTVDVGNSFDATPPGSGVIEFGGNDSFYNSNGPNSNITPTIVVDPGTNALSLDFGSYDDPNSLPSDIELYLSITASDLPTADGLFLTNQVRASEGTTQQDSTVLDEIVQVEMTQPLLQIQKGVVATDNANANITGDIGPVTFDSVGSGGTFTGTLNSDGLETTPVNANIDNLEAGDRIRYAIVIENYGSSYRGAHDVTVNDQLPPGFTFVGGSMRVVDGTGADHTFTDVNGGNPGLFGDGIIIDDPGPTPNSSGADAGSIDGDDPTNGRNILVILYDVEVSDATTINETHTNNAEIAHYASKEGGQNHAAGLTETADAATRNFDGTKTIVSTDQAHTTSESGVERITIGETIRYRIQVEIPQGSLDDFVIRDLLPTGLTYLNDGNANVAFISDGGLSSDTISGAGLDSTNSSFTPTFALPDNAVSTSTSGNDDAYASGTDVYFKLGNLTNSDTDANAEFVVIEFDALVDNTSSGSNDSGDNRHNDFRVQSGNTTQFDLPNGDRPQARIVEPSLTQPTITSDVPNVDAGDTVEYTVNFAVNSGINQSDAFDVVLTTALPDNFTYGSIGTILIDGVAVNSGDAGYPTISQSGSSLSVSFDRLNEGQTVQIKYDGTVDGTITPDDTLTTDATLTWTSLETDIGSGSPTGERDGSDTTGQPNDYYQADSQDVNVVTTWDITKTLVGTEIVSGGNGANQGVIGELVTYRLVIDFPEATVPQSVITDQLDAGLAFVNVISTSDSGITYSGSLTPVITNDGQTITFDLGTVTDSDTSDGNGGQLTIEYQAVVLNTSGNQAATALDNVATYTWGDNAANDVTDDAVDVTVVEPEITLDQSISIAGNPGQTTGDAGDAVSYTIELTNDSGLDAFDLGFLDELPKNGAASALTGVTFSVTDTAGLVSAGDFTLTGSDGTGYSLEYTGADWDMLASQVGRTVTITVNGTVASSVTPNADFENDPIVDWSSLNGDVQNRSTHNVASDERVGTNSSDNTADYLSGDSISFVVNPPAFTKALESTNQTETIGSNVTIGEEVTYRLQVTMPEGESPDLTVVDQLPTGLQYVSYSLDTSGFNGTVNAPTVSGGTTDGEDVTFTFGSISTAVDNNAGNNSFSILVTAVVTDNSGTTGYTGSQSTLSNIATIDVSGDGVAAAPSNSVDVTVVESNLTISKSIDLANVNARDQVTITLEVENDGPHAAYEVDLQDILDPAVYDISTVSFTSTESGFAATNTTGTITYTGGDIASGATASFEFTVRIHDDVIVGEDYTNTARITSATTLDGNESGERNETDADGDNSDVDTDDIHVREHSLDGFVYFDADNDGVLDGTENGIDGVTVTLTGTDHLGRAITARTFTTGDGANPDGFYLFDDLRPGTYTITQTQPTTAANGKAYLDGTDTLGTGGGNDSTNDTFTTIVLSTANENGGSDYNFGELEEGELSGIVYHDANSNGIFDAGDSGINGVTVTLTGTDDNGAITPIVVVTSGGGLYAFDALRPGEYTITETQPAFNAPSGRAYADRSETDGSLSNGDISTNDQIQSVNVAGGDTGTDYRFGEVIESTVSGYVFTDQNNDGNRSDGIGIQSQSIRITGTDDLGNAVDETVTTDANGFYQFTGLRPSNATGYTITQVSQPSGRLDGIDTVGTQGGTLGNDQFTEVVITSDTAGSENNFAELRPNSLEGFVYNDRDDDGVKDTGEEGIALVSMRLTGTDDRGNDIDVTVQTDSNGRYEFANLRPSNVTGYTITQSQPATWNDGKHADGSLSNGDDSTDNVISGIDVVENDLGTEYNFGERGATIAGTVYMDDNRDGTQQAGETTGIETIRIELYDSTGTNLLEFTTTDANGNYTFENLAADDYVVRQVQPRYYTSTSADELSVTLPLTGAVDQDFGETQFEIGGVVYWDANNNGSNDAASETGLPGVTVTLQMDHDGDGTYEEDFVTTTDSDGVYEFAEKPGADYRIVVTPLAGTTQTDDPDASLDDQSSFTIGLANLPSDQDFGYRGNSSIGDRVYFDYSGDGGVFDAGDNDRGFGGVDVTLSIDVDGDSTVDYTDTVTTASDGTYTFDHLIAGDYTISVDSTDLPDQVGDNPTYNDDATTDNTTIVVLAANTDNTTTDFGYHGHPDYTITVDDGNDNVVAGESVTHDITLTNNGTFSGENVVVVAEFPTNVLENVTATAGGVIDAVAGTVTWTLPVVQDGETVNLSISGDVVEILDADNDPLTVDVSVTDDAFNGVDPTTGNNSDSDTDQIANLQTLKNVLDVVANGDLWDVTFEIYVENTGSVRLDDLTLFDDVQDQLGSRFVSVSTPVVATASAGTPVINGAWTTDTSLDMFDPAATTEFLEAGESLTVTFVATVDPDASGTASAIFNTSTAGGTDVTTVPGTPLSVTDVSDSGSSVTGTNSGAPGDQGTEDDATQVYVADIGVAKQQTSFTQDPVSRHFTVTYTMSVENIGSVTLDQLTLHDDVADQFGDAFIEIETGSLAINNTSGTGSFPTINAGWETDTSASMINATTASLDAGDSFEITFNVVVDPDAVDGLSQTAENQAVATGRALDEYGAVLLDGGSPVVASDLSDSGINANTSNAGSLGDSGSTDDVTPLVLPEIGAAKRLVTSTGAPDGNRDITYEIVIRNLGTVSLDNITLTEDLDDRFGPGFISVVDPPSIVASNANSDPNLAAWNGDTLIEVFDGSSGTLDPGDQISVRFTVRVDIDQLVSTSSNQVSVSGDYDSRPLVAGYDGTVTDLSDTGSNPATSNPGNPGDTGGFDDPTLIPAIGIALDHGDPVQIPDSDNFTVPVTIVVENLGATQLNNLQLEQDLADMFGDAYLGVSNTQIQTGGVSGTAPTLNPNWETDVTQNMLDPNSGLLLPGDTFTVTFDVEIDPDAGGTASFLENQATVTGSDPSNASAIVNDWSDSGLNPSSTNLGEPGDSSSADDPTPLHIPDLGVAKSIVDAKQLGLTYELTIEFILENTGTTDLSDLQLFDDLASEYGVNFGEVIGSPRIVESNASVDPVINNAYVNDTTQSIFDGITGLIRPGESVTVQLTVEVVSEPGQTEVTLINQAQGSGNPLDENGDPLRNQAGNPIGRITDDSDSGDDPNGNNLGEPGDTGTSNDPTEIELTFFTFDAYNDFSQNEKGQLQEDKRDASKPFEESEALYFDTPHQHRPRELTKAIQFLAPEPIFSGAARPGTQIVGRIYDGAGRLLGEEIAITDVGGNWMMQFHHSQPQQQTRIEFVEVAGQADSFAGQGGDGFGYLGIDRLDNEYASLEPWTSFDNGSEFTASLRPSVRQSLASSHRHATRPLGLGN